A section of the Peromyscus eremicus unplaced genomic scaffold, PerEre_H2_v1 PerEre#2#unplaced_586, whole genome shotgun sequence genome encodes:
- the LOC131901882 gene encoding disks large homolog 5-like has translation MNKVDKLTLQLQMMTNERNELSIILANFTNNDLNNRLNFELEMLNMEHKKVMLDLEKFPKEISEALNKCKELTQETLSCSILHSQLLSEWTHLKEKVSILREENRKLRGEQISLQESCEELRRFCGEAHEKIYDLWAKEKQVG, from the exons ATGAACAAGGTGGATAAACTGACCCTTCAGCTACAGATGATGACCAATGAAAGGAATGAACTCTCTATAATCCTGGCCAATTTCACCAACAATGATTTGaacaacag gctgAATTTTGAGCTGGAGATGCTGAATATGGAGCATAAAAAAGTGATGTTGGACCTGGAGAAATTCCCTAAAGAGATTAGTGAGGCCTTGAACAAGTGCAAGGAGTTGACCCAGGAAACTCTCTCCTGCAG CATCCTTCACAGCCAGCTCCTGAGTGAGTGGACTCATCTGAAGGAAAAAGTGAGCATCTTGAGAGAGGAGAACCGAAAGCTGAGGGGGGAGCAGATTTCACTACAAGAGTCCTGTGAGGAGCTGAGGAGGTTCTGTGGGGAGGCCCATGAGAAGATCTATGACCTCTGGGCCAAGGAAAAGCAGGTAGGCTGA